One window from the genome of Oryza glaberrima chromosome 3, OglaRS2, whole genome shotgun sequence encodes:
- the LOC127768403 gene encoding non-specific lipid transfer protein GPI-anchored 15-like, with translation MDRSMARRRRGTSFTASWQLGLAVVIAAIMASSAQPQQQQQQPPQPPGQPANAPSCPPVQASLSPCVSYFIGNSSTPSDACCEQMRAMFQSQAPCLCAAVASAPSPLAPVLGGVQSLLPTACNLPPNACADATGSTSGSAPAGGSSATPSTGATAAAPAMEPAGTDPAMTAGGGSKSVPGMPYSAAAGVHGGGASAAVAVLISSMLAYACMI, from the exons atggatcgatcgatggctcggcgccggcgcggcacCTCGTTCACGGCGAGCTGGCAGCTGGGACTCGCCGTGGTGATCGCGGCGATCATGGCGTCCTcggcgcagccgcagcagcagcagcagcagcctccgcAGCCGCCCGGTCAGCCGGCGAACGCGCCGAGCTGCCCGCCGGTGCAGGCCTCGCTGTCGCCGTGCGTCAGCTACTTCATCGGCAactcgtcgacgccgtcggACGCGTGCTGCGAGCAGATGCGGGCCATGTTCCAGTCGCAGGCGCCCTGCCTCtgcgccgccgtggcgtcggCGCCGTCCCCGCTCGCGCCGGTGCTCGGCGGGGTGCAGTCGCTGCTCCCAACCGCCTGCAACCTGCCTCCCAATGCCTGCGCAG ATGCGACAGGGTCGACGTCGGGCTCTGCTCCGGCCGGCggctcgtcggcgacgccgtCCACGGGGGCaactgccgccgcgccggccatgGAGCCCGCTGGCACGGACCCGGCGATGACTGCAGGTGGTGGATCCAAGTCAGTGCCGGGTATGCCGTACTCGGCGGCCGCCGGAGTCCATGGTGGTGGCGCCtctgctgccgtcgccgtcttGATCTCCTCCATGCTTGCTTATGCTTGTATGATCTGA
- the LOC127767071 gene encoding non-specific lipid transfer protein GPI-anchored 15-like — translation MARSGHGVVGLALAVVVAAAATLCAAQTTMTTAAASVQPTALTMPSCPAAPLSLSPCIGYAFGVGSATLSSCCSELRAFFRSQGPCLCAASRLAAAGPFGLFLGQAQAIVPNVCNLPSNPCDDVAAKSSEPGSATPAALAPAAAPDTPAMTPSAAPAEPEASEAPPVPADDSPAATVTAPGDAGSSAGSQVASKLPELLHSAGVRNSRNMAAAAVITLFLVYVSAMYV, via the exons ATGGCAAGGAGCGGGCACGGGGTCGTGGGTCTcgctctcgccgtcgtcgtggcggcggcggcgacgctgtgCGCGGCgcagacgacgatgacgacggcggcggcgtcggtgcagCCGACGGCACTGACGATGCCGAGCTGCCCGGCGGCACCGCTCAGCCTGTCCCCGTGCATCGGCTACGCGTTCGGCGTCGGGTCGGCGACGCTGTCGTCGTGCTGCTCCGAGCTCCGGGCGTTCTTCCGGTCCCAGGGTCCGTGCCTCTGCGCCGCGtccaggctcgccgccgccggcccgttCGGCCTGTTCCTCGGCCAGGCGCAGGCCATCGTCCCCAACGTGTGCAACCTGCCCAGCAACCCCTGCGATG ATGTGGCCGCGAAAAGCTCTGAGCCGGGctccgcgacgccggcggcacTGGCACCGGCCGCTGCACCGGACACGCCGGCGATGACACCGTCTGCGGCGCCGGCTGAACCGGAGGCGTCAGAAGCACCGCCGGTGCCAGCCGACGATTCTCCTGCTGCCACCGTGACGGCGCCGGGAGACGCTGGATCGAGCGCTGGTTCACAAGTTGCATCAAAGCTGCCAGAATTGCTGCATTCAGCAGGTGTACGGAACTCCAGAAATATGGCTGCTGCCGCTGTGATCACTCTGTTTCTTGTTTATGTTTCAGCCATGTATGTGTAA
- the LOC127767067 gene encoding protein CDC73 homolog gives MDPLAVLRDYAARGDLDKIIFSGDEVLFGSEYTFPANAPTAFTNKQSGRPYPLSAAVFLAQHNDLKHTDFIQAARLRRIPPVSLPDRKTFLDFLRHGHHSLPTDPLLPSALPSFAPEPQPAMPEEPEGDKASGAYIRALERTLKDRNALLDARGRDFLAVLQNATRREEERRRNKDSAPSSARHEPSSAAAAAAMAKPKVERSFGDGFVPIILVPSASQTLITIYNVREFLEDGVFVPSDERMRAMKGSGKPECVMVQKKLIRGERAGAGGGATTFEVRDKPASLKADDWARVVAVFVLGKEWQFKDWPFKDHVEIFNKVIGFYVRFEDDSVEAAKVVKQWNIKIISISKNKRHQDRTAALEVWERLEEFMRAHT, from the exons ATGGATCCCCTCGCCGTGCTCCGGGACTACGCCGCCCGCGGCGACCTCGACAAGATCatcttctccggcgacgaggTGCTCTTCGGGTCGGAGTACACCTTCCCGGCCAACGCCCCCACCGCCTTCACCAACAAGCAGTCGGGCCGCCCCTacccgctctccgccgccgtcttcctcgcgcAGCACAACGACCTCAAGCACACCGACTTCATCCaggccgcccgcctccgccgcatccCCCCCGTCTCCCTCCCCGACCGTAAGACCTTCCTCGACTTcctccgccatggccaccactcGCTCCCCACCGACCCATTGCTCCCCTCCGCGCTCCCGTCCTTCGCGCCGGAGCCCCAGCCGGCGATGCCCGAGGAGCCCGAGGGCGACAAGGCCTCCGGCGCCTACATCCGCGCCCTCGAGCGGACGCTCAAGGACAGGAACGCGCTCCTCGACGCCCGCGGCCGCGACTTCCTCGCCGTGCTGCAGAACGCCAcgcgccgggaggaggagcgccggCGGAACAAGGACAgcgccccctcctccgcccgccacgagccctcctccgccgccgccgcggccgccatggcGAAGCCCAAGGTGGAGAGGTCCTTCGGGGACGGGTTCGTGCCCATCATCCTCGTGCCGAGCGCGTCGCAGACGCTGATTACGATCTACAACGTGAGGGAGTTCTTGGAGGACGGTGTGTTCGTGCCGAGCGACGAGAGGATGCGCGCGATGAAGGGGAGCGGGAAGCCCGAGTGCGTCATGGTGCAGAAGAAGCTGATTCGTGGGGAGAGGGCCGGTGCTGGTGGTGGCGCGACAACGTTCGAGGTGAGGGACAAGCCGGCTTCGCTTAAGGCAGACGATTGGGCGCGGGTGGTGGCCGTGTTTGTGCTCGGCAAGGAGTGGCAGTTCAAAGACTGGCCATTCAAAGATCATGTTGAGATCTTCAATAAGG TTATTGGTTTCTATGTGCGCTTTGAAGATGATAGTGTGGAGGCAGCcaaagtggtcaaacagtggaATATTAAAATCATATCT ATAAGCAAGAATAAAAGGCATCAAGACAGAACAGCAGCCCTTGAGGTATGGGAGCGGCTAGAGGAATTTATGCGGGCACACACATAG
- the LOC127767069 gene encoding uncharacterized protein LOC127767069, with protein sequence MVSIGSPPQLSSPVKLGCFVEVYKWEAETRPDPATEMEAEAEAAEVTLREFTEADAEALFAWASDPRVVRFQRRDAYSHVDEARRYIVDKVLPHPWYRAICVAGADRPVGSISVKPADDLPLPEPESETGRLRSGCCRASVGYRVAHAHWGRGVATRAVRAVAEAVLAEWPWLERLEAVADVENPASQRVLEKAGFAREGVLRRYVVLKGRPRDMVMFSRVRADFEEKPAQAHGLSDGV encoded by the coding sequence ATGGTCTCGatcggctcgccgccgcagcttTCTTCTCCGGTCAAGCTTGGCTGCTTTGTCGAGGTGTATAAGTGGGAGGCAGAGACGAGACCTGACCCGGCGAcggagatggaggcggaggcggaggcggcggaggttaCACTGCGGGAGTTCACCGAGGCTGACGCGGAGGCGCTCTTCGCATGGGCGTCCGACCCGCGCGTCGTCCGGTTCCAGCGCCGCGACGCCTACTCGCACGTCGACGAGGCACGCCGCTACATCGTTGACAAGGTCCTGCCGCACCCGTGGTACCGCGCCAtctgcgtcgccggcgccgaccgccCCGTGGGATCCATCTCCGTCAAGCCGGCGGACGACCTCCCGCTCCCGGAGCCTGAGTCCGAGACCGGCCGCCTCCGCTCCGGCTGCTGCAGGGCCTCCGTCGGGTACCGGGTGGCGCACGCGCACTGGGGCCGCGGCGTGGCGACGCGGGCGGtgagggcggtggcggaggcggtgctCGCGGAGTGGCCGTGGCTGGAGCGGCTGGAGGCCGTCGCCGACGTGGAGAACCCGGCGTCGCAGCGCGTGCTGGAGAAGGCCGGGTTCGCCCGGGAGGGCGTGCTGCGCCGGTACGTCGTGCTCAAGGGGAGGCCCAGGGACATGGTCATGTTCAGCCGCGTCCGCGCCGACTTCGAGGAAAAGCCCGCTCAGGCCCATGGGCTGTCAGATGGCGTGTGA
- the LOC127767072 gene encoding uncharacterized protein LOC127767072, producing the protein MDQVDVDVQQRKDGSPPAVAVTLRPLGLADADDFMAWASDERVMRFLRRPLCATREQAVAQIRDTVVGHPWFRAICVDDDDAGAGRRPVGQVSVWPYADEGGHRANLGYALSHGLWGRGIATAAITMVVTRVFDELPGLERLEAVTDVENVRSQRVLEKAGFRKEGVLRRYIVRRSGEVMDAVIYSFLASDRPSAHGATRGEAPITFYGKSVLV; encoded by the exons ATGGATCAGGTGGACGTCGACGTACAGCAGCGGAAGGatggctcgccgccggcggtggcagtGACGCTCCGGCCGCTCGGGCTGGCGGACGCCGACGACTTCATGGCGTGGGCGTCGGACGAGCGCGTGATGCGGTTCCTGAGGCGGCCGCTGTGCGCGACGCGGGAGCAGGCCGTGGCGCAGATCAGGGACACGGTGGTGGGCCACCCGTGGTTCCGCGCCATctgcgtcgacgacgacgacgccggcgccggccgccgccccgtcgGCCAGGTCTCCGTCTGGCCGTACGCCGACGAGGGCGGCCACAGGGCCAACCTCGGCTACGCCCTGTCGCACGGCCTCTGGGGCCGAggcatcgccaccgccgccatcacaATG GTGGTGACGAGGGTGTTCGACGAGCTGCCGGGGCTGgagcggctggaggcggtgacGGACGTGGAGAACGTGCGGTCGCAGAGGGTGCTCGAGAAGGCCGGGTTCAGGAAGGAGGGCGTGCTGCGCAGGTACATCGTCCGCCGGAGCGGCGAGGTGATGGACGCCGTCATCTACAGCTTCTTGGCGTCCGATCGACCGTCCGCCCATGGCGCGACGCGAGGAGAAGCACCCATTACATTCTACGGGAAGTCTGTGTTAGTGTAG
- the LOC127767068 gene encoding FCS-Like Zinc finger 8, which yields MLRNRSRRSVGAKQGGVAAMAQPEPPPPSSQSSSSSSSSSPVFPSPRPFMALPHPPQAGFLDGAAEGPSSSMSPTSILETKQFCCSSAMPPFLSERSLRKAHVEMAVAPPEPAGVGLADVLREHHGGGKAGGGKVVFGSQLRIQVPTGRAVELVSSPIEFGVKNRDAHLAAMSPARRFLPEVVSSPSARVFAAAVVSPGEMAMSEDYTCVISRGPNPRTTHIFDDCIVESCGDVLVEKVAGGGGDGDGDAVRTNGFLNSCYACNKQLGHGNDIFIYRGDKAFCSSECRYQEMLFDEAVDNLR from the exons ATGCTTCGCAACAGATCGAGGAGATCAGTCGGTGCCAAGCAAGGAggcgtcgccgccatggcgcagcctgagccgccgccgccgtcatcgcaatcttcgtcgtcgtcttcctcctcttctcccgtGTTCCCTTCCCCGAGGCCGTTCATGGCGCTCCCGCACCCGCCGCAGGCTGGGTTCTtggacggcgccgccgagggGCCCTCGTCGTCGATGAGCCCCACCTCCATTCTTGAGACCAAGCAGTTCTGCTGCTCGTCCGCCATGCCGCCGTTCCTGTCGGAGAGGAGCCTCAGGAAGGCCCACGTGGAGATGGCCGTCGCACCGCCGGAGCCGGccggcgtcggcctcgccgacgTGCTCCGGGAGCACCACGGGGGCGgcaaggccggcggcggcaaggtggTGTTCGGGTCGCAGCTCAGAATCCAGGTGCCCACGGGGAGGGCCGTCGAGCTGGTGTCCTCCCCGATCGAGTTCGGCGTCAAGAACCGGGACGCCCACTTGGCGGcgatgtcgccggcgaggaggttcCTGCCGGAGGTGGTCAGCTCGCCGTCCGCGCGggtgttcgccgccgccgtggtgtcGCCCGGGGAGATGGCCATGTCGGAGGACTACACCTGCGTCATCTCCCGCGGCCCCAACCCGAGGACCACCCACATCTTCGACGACTGCATCGTCGAGAGCTGCGGCGATGTGCTCGTGGAgaaggtggccggcggcggcggcgacggcgacggcgacgcggtgcGAACCAATGGGTTCCTGAACTCTTGCTACGCATGCAACAAGCAGCTTGGACATGGCAATGACATCTTCATCTACCG AGGTGATAAAGCATTCTGCAGCAGTGAGTGCCGGTACCAGGAGATGCTTTTCGACGAGGCGGTGGACAATTTGCGCTAG